The Ahaetulla prasina isolate Xishuangbanna chromosome 11, ASM2864084v1, whole genome shotgun sequence genome contains a region encoding:
- the NCBP2 gene encoding nuclear cap-binding protein subunit 2: protein MSGLLSATLKMLTRDSYCDFSEYVEQYYKGRKELQVEELKNSTTLYVGNLSFYTTEEQIHELFSKCGDVKRIIMGLDKNKKTPCGFCFVEYYTKAEAEHAMRFISGTRLDDRVIRTDWDIGFREGRQYGRGKSGGQVRDEYRKEYDEGRGGFGKIFQQEMPKQ from the exons ATGTCGGGGCTCCTCAGCGCCACCCTGAAGATGCTCACCAGGGACTCGTACTGCGACTTCAGCGAATACGTGGAGCAGTACTACAAG GGGCGGAAGGAGCTGCAGGTGGAAGAGCTGAAGAACTCCACCACCCTCTATGTGGGCAACCTCTCCTTCTACACCACGGAGGAGCAGATCCACGAGCTCTTCTCCAAGTGCGGAGACGTCAAACGCATCATCATGGGCCTGGACAAGAACAAGAAGACGCCCTGCGGGTTCTGCTTCGTGGA ATACTATACAAAAGCTGAAGCCGAGCACGCCATGCGTTTCATCAGCGGAACCCGGCTGGATGACCGTGTTATCCGGACAGACTGGGATATAGGATTCAGGGAAGGGAGGCAGTATGGCCGTGGCAAATCAGGCGGGCAG gtaAGAGATGAGTACCGAAAGGAGTATGATGAAGGAAGAGGCGGCTTTGGCAAGATTTTCCAGCAAGAGATGCCAAAACAGTAG